The genomic window GACAGCAGCGGAAAAATCCTCGGCACACATAACGGCATTCATCATTTCACCATCGGCCAGCGTAGAGGCTTAAGGGTAGCTATGGGCGTGCCCTGGTATGTAACGAAGCTCGACAGCCATACGAATACCGTAATTCTCGGCCCAGCCGAAGAAGTTGTTCACAAAACTCTTTTTACCTCGAATCCGAATTGGCTCATTGATACCCCCCAACAGCCGTTTGCCGCGAAAGTAAAAATCAGGTATAATCATAAACCTGTAGATGGTATGGTTTACCCTCAGGAAAATTCGGTTAAGGTCGTATTCGACCGGCCGCTCACTGCGATAACGCCGGGGCAGGCGGTAGTTTTTTATATGGAATCGCCCATTGGCCTTAAGATGGCCGGTGGTGCATGGATTGACGAGGCTTTGGATTGATGAACGAAGAACGGGACATTTTGAAAATTTTATCTTCCGCTGAAACGGAATCGCACAAACTTTCCACCCGCGCCCTGATAATCCAGCCCGGCGCGATAGGCGATTGTGTTCTCACGCTGCCGGTGGCAGAATTTATCAAAAGAGCCTTCAAAATCGGCACGGTAGCTATGCTCGGCAGAAGTCAATATATGGAATACTTTCCCGCACGAAGCTGCATCGACAGCATAAAGGACCTTGACTCTATCGATTTGCACAGGCTTTATGTCAGCCACAAGGATTTCGAACTTCAGGACGGCGATTCCCTCATAGCTGCTTTTGCAGGCTATCGGCATATTTTTAATTTTCTCGGAAACCCCGGCGATGATTTCGAACGCAATCTGATTTATACCGCCAACTGCAGCAATCCGGTCGAGGTTACTACGCTCCGGTTAAAGCCACCCGCCGATTATAAACATCACATAACCAAATTTTACTGCGATTCGATTTCCGCCGCGTGTTCCGATTATAAACATCGCAAACTGTCGGTACGTTCCGCCATTGACAAAAAAAAATATATTAAACCTTTTAAATCCGACCTTTCCGCGGGCCGCGCACTTCTTGATTCGCTCGGCATAAAGAAAAACCAGAAGCCCGCGGTAATTCATCCCGGCAGCGGCGGCGTCAAAAAATGCTGGCACATCGACAACTTTTATCTTTTGGCCGAAGAACTGCTCGAAGCCGGAGAAAATGTAATTTTTCTGCTCGGCCCTGCCGAACAGGAACGTTTCAGCAGGAAAACCTTCGACAGGTTATCTGCCCTGGCGCCGACGATAATCGAAACCTCGCTTGCCCGGACATTCCAGATTCTCTGCTGCAGCGGCTGCTTCATCGGCAATGACAGCGGAATTTCTCATATCGCATCTGCCTCAGGCATTGCCACGATTGCCTGTTTCGGTCCGACCAATCCGGCTGTTTACTGCCCCCCGGGCCCGAAAGTAAAGACCTTCAAATTTGACGACCAGGATTTTACCAACCCCTCTTGCCAGGCCGCGGGCCAGGTAAGCCGTGCCGCCCTTAAATTCTTAAGTTCTTGACCCGCAATATCTAAGCGTTATAATATCATTTTTGTGTTTTGTAGTTTTGTAGGG from Phycisphaerae bacterium includes these protein-coding regions:
- a CDS encoding glycosyltransferase family 9 protein; its protein translation is MNEERDILKILSSAETESHKLSTRALIIQPGAIGDCVLTLPVAEFIKRAFKIGTVAMLGRSQYMEYFPARSCIDSIKDLDSIDLHRLYVSHKDFELQDGDSLIAAFAGYRHIFNFLGNPGDDFERNLIYTANCSNPVEVTTLRLKPPADYKHHITKFYCDSISAACSDYKHRKLSVRSAIDKKKYIKPFKSDLSAGRALLDSLGIKKNQKPAVIHPGSGGVKKCWHIDNFYLLAEELLEAGENVIFLLGPAEQERFSRKTFDRLSALAPTIIETSLARTFQILCCSGCFIGNDSGISHIASASGIATIACFGPTNPAVYCPPGPKVKTFKFDDQDFTNPSCQAAGQVSRAALKFLSS